In one window of Pseudobdellovibrionaceae bacterium DNA:
- a CDS encoding citrate synthase (catalyzes the formation of citrate from acetyl-CoA and oxaloacetate) has translation MAEIYSGAVDRGLEGVVACTTGISSIVDATLCYRGYTIEDLAEHSNFEEVVYLLWNDRLPTPEEFTVFKKELNGYIMLPQAQLEILKQMPTKNVHPMAWLRTAVSMLALYDDESQSTDLAAQQRVGMRLTARMGQLVTLFERLRQGKDYLPANPDKTVAWNFLYTLTGKEPDAESVKVMDTCLILHADHELNCSAFAGRVTASSLSDIYSAVTSAIGALKGPLHGGANEQVMRTLKSIGDVASAQEWIKNALANKEKVMGFGHRVYKNGDPRAKILRGMSELMTKKAGEAKWYEMSAIIDKTVQSEKGLLPNVDFYSATVYYSMGIPLDLYTPIFATSRISGWLAHIYEQFSNNRIYRPRGEWVGKTGLKYPV, from the coding sequence ATGGCAGAGATTTATTCGGGCGCAGTAGACCGAGGCCTAGAGGGAGTTGTGGCTTGTACCACGGGGATTTCATCCATCGTTGATGCGACGTTGTGTTACAGAGGCTATACCATTGAGGACTTGGCTGAACATTCTAATTTTGAAGAAGTGGTTTACCTCTTGTGGAACGACCGCCTGCCCACGCCAGAAGAGTTCACTGTTTTTAAAAAAGAACTCAATGGCTACATCATGCTGCCGCAAGCTCAGCTAGAAATTCTAAAGCAAATGCCCACAAAAAATGTGCATCCCATGGCATGGTTGCGTACAGCAGTGTCAATGTTGGCCCTTTATGATGATGAGTCTCAGAGTACCGATTTGGCGGCTCAACAAAGAGTGGGCATGCGCCTCACAGCGAGAATGGGGCAGCTCGTGACACTTTTCGAACGGCTCCGTCAGGGTAAAGACTATTTGCCGGCGAATCCCGACAAGACCGTGGCGTGGAATTTCCTGTACACCTTAACGGGTAAAGAACCCGATGCTGAGTCTGTTAAAGTGATGGACACCTGTTTGATTTTGCACGCAGATCACGAACTTAACTGCTCGGCTTTTGCGGGAAGAGTTACAGCTTCATCATTGAGCGATATTTATTCGGCAGTGACCAGTGCCATCGGTGCTCTAAAAGGGCCATTGCATGGGGGCGCGAACGAGCAAGTGATGCGGACACTTAAATCCATTGGCGATGTGGCCAGTGCTCAGGAATGGATCAAAAATGCTCTGGCAAACAAAGAAAAAGTCATGGGGTTTGGTCACCGGGTTTACAAAAACGGAGATCCTCGTGCGAAGATCCTACGTGGTATGAGTGAGCTGATGACGAAAAAAGCCGGTGAAGCCAAGTGGTATGAAATGTCGGCCATTATTGATAAAACTGTGCAGAGTGAAAAAGGCTTGTTGCCTAATGTGGATTTCTACTCAGCCACTGTTTACTACTCAATGGGCATACCACTAGATTTGTACACGCCCATTTTTGCCACTTCTCGGATTTCTGGATGGTTAGCTCATATTTATGAGCAATTCAGCAACAACAGAATCTATCGCCCTCGCGGTGAATGGGTGGGCAAAACCGGCCTTAAGTATCCTGTTTAA
- a CDS encoding SpoIIE family protein phosphatase, giving the protein MTAVVIVLTINLMADQSHDELKARISQLEKEVSHREQDLKVFREELAVANQQLEKLIAGIQHDLKLSQAIQKALVPTELPNIQGIEFSSKFVPSPVKGGDYFDIFEHEDRAKFGMIVAGSSGHAMSALLLSVLLKLTGQMEARKGSEPHVVVQLMVNELAPHIEVGESADVFYGMFNRRDFVLSYCRVGEVVALVQEYGSGELKALTTVGGPIEKGFNAALESATVALNPRDRLIFCTPGVVNATNLQGEPFGQDRLFKAILNAPERGVHELRNEVLYQVQNYLGGQAPPRDLTVVVAEVKDRVIKLAKS; this is encoded by the coding sequence TTGACAGCAGTCGTCATAGTTTTAACAATAAACTTAATGGCAGACCAATCGCACGACGAACTCAAGGCTCGAATTTCACAACTAGAAAAAGAAGTGTCCCACCGGGAGCAAGACCTCAAAGTGTTTCGCGAGGAGCTGGCCGTGGCGAATCAGCAATTGGAAAAACTCATTGCCGGCATTCAGCATGATCTGAAATTGAGTCAGGCCATACAAAAGGCACTTGTTCCGACAGAATTGCCGAACATTCAAGGTATAGAGTTTTCTAGCAAGTTTGTACCTAGCCCCGTAAAGGGTGGGGATTACTTTGATATTTTTGAACACGAAGATCGGGCCAAGTTTGGAATGATCGTGGCTGGATCTTCAGGGCATGCCATGTCGGCACTGTTGTTGTCGGTCCTGCTTAAACTCACTGGCCAAATGGAAGCTCGAAAAGGATCAGAACCCCACGTCGTGGTGCAATTGATGGTTAACGAATTGGCCCCGCACATAGAGGTGGGCGAGTCGGCGGACGTTTTTTATGGAATGTTTAATCGTCGTGACTTTGTCCTGTCTTATTGTCGGGTGGGTGAAGTGGTGGCCCTCGTTCAAGAGTATGGCAGCGGTGAGTTAAAGGCTTTAACCACTGTGGGTGGACCCATCGAAAAAGGATTTAATGCGGCGCTTGAATCGGCGACGGTGGCATTGAATCCTCGAGATCGCCTCATATTTTGCACTCCAGGCGTGGTCAATGCCACCAATTTACAAGGTGAACCCTTCGGGCAAGACCGACTATTTAAGGCCATACTGAATGCCCCAGAGCGTGGCGTGCATGAGTTGCGCAATGAGGTTTTGTATCAAGTGCAAAACTATTTAGGAGGGCAAGCCCCTCCCCGCGACTTGACGGTGGTCGTGGCCGAGGTCAAAGATCGCGTCATCAAGCTAGCAAAAAGCTGA
- a CDS encoding Na/Pi cotransporter family protein: MALYFSANIWYLIVSVIGGLGLVLLALRLLSESLQFLFGAWIRWALSFMSKNVFISALSGLFVALFVQSGIATTFMGVGFAGSGLFSLNQLMAFLLGSNLGTALTSVLFLLPRGYFELYLLGVGALPMFYAPQEWLSQIGRGVFSVGLLLLGYGLLSSGFTNASLSFLNPVYGPSSALYWELLVVSALVAALLRSSIAMLGLVMAALSAQVITVQMALAMVLGINVGTALPAFLVSLDVGTNSKRGSFFHFFSNLAMAVVVSLAFEDFVRACGAVAKNLGHLRPSLLLYVPISHVLFNVSLVFLFLLLLWPTRKVIEWVFPKSSANKEPQKLTLLGHFTSVAPTLALEQAVQEIKKMSAMVESVLQLTHELVTKGSLESEQVDRIFKYESITDKVHVELNEFLQTVMQSRLSLTQSQRVQALLRLTHELESIADKSRFVVHRILEMNKQGLVVSTDNRKNLAVFFESILADYELVFVRLTEAQSASEDQKEDPLAKFNDDRYTSRVTTELLGMHKLVQSEPVACVQALGDIFVALAQIRLHTQNVFQAYQRL, from the coding sequence ATGGCTTTATATTTTTCGGCAAATATTTGGTATCTGATTGTATCTGTCATTGGTGGACTTGGACTTGTCCTATTGGCCCTTCGCTTGCTCTCAGAGTCGCTGCAGTTTTTGTTTGGTGCATGGATTCGCTGGGCCTTGTCGTTTATGAGTAAGAATGTTTTTATTTCGGCCCTGTCGGGCTTGTTTGTGGCCCTATTTGTACAATCGGGTATTGCCACTACCTTTATGGGAGTGGGGTTTGCTGGTTCGGGGTTATTTAGTCTGAATCAATTGATGGCCTTTCTCTTGGGTTCAAATTTAGGAACGGCTTTGACTTCAGTGCTATTTTTACTGCCAAGGGGTTACTTTGAACTTTATTTGCTTGGTGTGGGAGCATTGCCCATGTTTTACGCCCCACAGGAGTGGCTTTCGCAAATAGGGCGAGGGGTGTTTTCGGTAGGGTTGCTACTTTTGGGGTACGGGTTACTAAGTAGTGGATTTACCAATGCGTCGTTGAGTTTTCTAAACCCAGTATATGGACCAAGTAGCGCTCTTTATTGGGAGCTGTTGGTTGTCTCAGCTCTGGTAGCGGCCTTGTTGCGGTCGAGTATTGCCATGTTGGGTTTGGTGATGGCGGCTCTAAGTGCTCAAGTGATCACTGTGCAGATGGCCTTGGCTATGGTTTTGGGTATTAACGTGGGCACAGCACTTCCGGCATTTTTAGTATCACTGGATGTGGGTACAAATTCAAAGCGGGGTAGTTTTTTTCATTTTTTCAGCAATCTGGCTATGGCCGTTGTGGTTTCATTGGCGTTTGAAGATTTTGTTCGGGCCTGTGGTGCCGTTGCTAAAAACTTAGGACATCTACGACCAAGTCTTTTGCTATATGTGCCGATCTCTCATGTGTTATTTAACGTGTCTTTGGTGTTTTTGTTTTTGCTACTGCTCTGGCCCACTCGCAAGGTGATTGAATGGGTGTTTCCAAAGTCCAGTGCAAATAAAGAGCCTCAAAAACTCACTTTGTTGGGGCATTTCACCTCGGTCGCCCCGACGCTGGCGCTCGAGCAAGCGGTTCAAGAAATAAAAAAAATGTCGGCCATGGTCGAAAGCGTTTTGCAGCTCACTCACGAATTGGTGACCAAAGGCAGTCTAGAGTCAGAGCAAGTGGATCGTATTTTTAAATACGAGAGCATCACGGACAAGGTGCACGTGGAGCTCAATGAATTTTTACAGACTGTGATGCAGAGTCGACTTTCGTTAACCCAAAGTCAGAGGGTTCAAGCATTGCTGCGACTCACCCATGAGCTTGAGAGTATTGCAGACAAGTCTCGATTTGTAGTGCACAGAATTTTGGAAATGAATAAACAAGGCCTTGTTGTCTCTACTGACAATCGCAAAAATCTGGCCGTGTTTTTCGAATCGATTCTCGCTGACTATGAATTGGTTTTTGTGCGATTAACGGAAGCTCAATCAGCCTCTGAGGATCAAAAAGAAGATCCATTAGCTAAATTTAATGATGATCGTTACACGTCGCGAGTAACCACAGAACTACTTGGGATGCATAAATTGGTTCAATCAGAGCCGGTGGCCTGTGTGCAGGCCTTGGGCGATATATTTGTGGCATTGGCGCAAATTCGTTTGCACACGCAAAATGTGTTTCAGGCCTATCAGCGTCTATAA
- a CDS encoding class I SAM-dependent methyltransferase: MMNSSTILFRSSGRMHATALGMKSPVSVSVDLVGGPVGHRLKSRLGRNDILFKALGGPLGLTKVIDATAGFCTDALVLAASGFDVVAVEKNSLVVELVRDGMVRAAQAGIETLAKCLNHLKLVEANSIQFLEALPVHQRPQVIYLDPMFPDPKKPAKSKKQMQVLQENDPVDGESDVLLLERALQVATHRVVVKRPIKAPELKTGYQHQFKGRSIRYDMYLCSGQ; the protein is encoded by the coding sequence ATGATGAATTCATCAACTATTTTATTTCGCTCCTCAGGTCGGATGCACGCCACAGCCTTAGGCATGAAGTCGCCGGTTTCTGTATCCGTAGATTTAGTGGGTGGGCCTGTGGGCCATCGATTGAAATCACGGCTTGGGCGAAACGACATCTTGTTTAAGGCATTGGGAGGTCCTTTGGGGCTTACAAAAGTTATCGATGCCACGGCCGGATTTTGTACGGATGCGTTGGTGTTGGCGGCATCTGGTTTTGACGTAGTGGCTGTGGAGAAGAATTCACTGGTCGTGGAGTTGGTGAGAGACGGTATGGTAAGAGCTGCTCAAGCGGGCATTGAAACGTTGGCAAAATGTCTGAATCACTTGAAGCTTGTTGAGGCTAACTCAATACAATTTTTAGAAGCGCTGCCTGTGCATCAACGCCCCCAGGTGATTTATCTTGATCCCATGTTTCCTGATCCCAAAAAGCCGGCAAAATCGAAAAAACAAATGCAGGTATTGCAGGAAAATGATCCGGTGGATGGCGAGTCTGACGTTTTATTGTTGGAGCGAGCACTGCAGGTGGCCACTCATCGGGTGGTTGTGAAGCGGCCTATTAAGGCACCGGAATTGAAAACCGGCTATCAGCACCAATTTAAAGGGAGATCGATTCGATATGACATGTACTTGTGTTCAGGACAATAA
- a CDS encoding prenyltransferase — MTVTYRTLSRQDQDFSAYILGTFSEVERALPVPSLGQIESSQQMTFCVLPTSELRSPSALIVLSKAWRPQLLSLTLGPMIVTAAYLWSQGFSMTWGALGLALLSVWFLHGAVFMFNDFSDHVRGVDRRGKNSGSQVIQRGWVPAYQLRRWAMVSAAVGALIGVPLIISQPRFLLLAGLGAAVGVLGYSFKGRGLKYVGLGEITVFFCLGPLLTYGVARVAGEVQAFEVLYLGTLFGFMAAWVLLTRQFVHLMNDGQLNVKTFLVRLGFDRARGVLIAILALITLLYAGSFWLRPIDYKHFILTLPVWWLVILTTQALAASRSPVSSSIRQLKIYGLALHIAVSVTLTILFLLP, encoded by the coding sequence ATGACAGTGACCTACCGAACGCTTTCTCGACAGGATCAAGACTTTTCTGCTTATATACTAGGTACATTTTCTGAAGTTGAGCGGGCGTTGCCTGTGCCTTCGCTCGGACAAATCGAATCATCTCAACAGATGACCTTTTGTGTGTTGCCCACCAGTGAGCTGAGATCACCATCTGCGCTGATTGTTTTGTCAAAGGCTTGGCGGCCGCAACTTCTATCGTTAACTCTGGGGCCAATGATTGTAACGGCGGCTTATTTGTGGTCGCAGGGATTCTCCATGACTTGGGGAGCTTTAGGGTTAGCGCTATTGTCTGTGTGGTTTTTGCATGGTGCTGTGTTTATGTTTAATGATTTCAGCGATCACGTGCGCGGTGTGGATCGCAGGGGTAAAAATAGTGGCAGCCAAGTGATTCAACGAGGATGGGTGCCGGCCTATCAGCTTCGACGATGGGCCATGGTCAGTGCTGCTGTGGGGGCTTTGATCGGTGTGCCACTTATAATTTCTCAACCTCGTTTCTTGTTGTTGGCTGGACTGGGAGCGGCCGTTGGAGTTTTGGGATATTCATTTAAAGGCCGAGGGTTGAAGTATGTGGGCCTTGGCGAGATCACTGTTTTTTTCTGTTTGGGGCCGCTTCTCACTTATGGTGTGGCCCGTGTAGCTGGAGAAGTCCAAGCTTTTGAGGTTTTGTATTTAGGCACACTATTTGGATTTATGGCCGCATGGGTGCTGTTGACCCGTCAATTTGTCCATCTAATGAACGATGGACAGCTCAACGTAAAAACATTTTTAGTGAGACTGGGTTTTGATAGAGCCCGAGGGGTCCTCATTGCCATTTTAGCCCTCATCACTCTATTGTATGCAGGTAGCTTTTGGTTGCGTCCGATTGACTATAAACATTTTATTTTAACCTTACCTGTTTGGTGGTTGGTAATATTAACGACGCAAGCCTTGGCCGCCAGTCGATCGCCGGTTTCATCATCGATTCGTCAGCTGAAAATTTATGGACTAGCTCTCCATATAGCGGTGAGTGTGACATTAACAATTTTATTTCTTTTGCCATGA
- a CDS encoding polyprenyl synthetase family protein encodes MRNLKIYDAQDFPAYLPKLNALYDDLFSHGKGFRSKLIQRLSEHLSLSSQQIHLLAQTIEFIHNASLLHDDLVDRSHLRRNKPAAWLKYTPEYAVLAGDYLLARVMVNLSRYGNLKLIQYTAEMISDLLEGEWIQDSLIEDWNVDLHQLDRVHKLKTASLFRWCLRAPFICADNYSEPLHHLLDEMGVILGLLFQRSDDLLDFDIRNYERKAVLGDLKSGYLNSFGAFLSAQLTEDRRSELKECSSMEAVLALVGVEFFNGKLERFDEINSQLIQLYSHHLDALADMLPLSQQGVRTDLERLPELLYWRKSP; translated from the coding sequence ATGCGCAACCTTAAAATCTACGATGCTCAAGATTTCCCAGCTTACTTGCCCAAACTCAATGCGCTCTACGACGATTTGTTTTCCCATGGCAAGGGGTTTCGATCAAAGTTAATTCAACGTCTTTCAGAACATTTGTCGCTTTCATCCCAACAGATACACCTATTGGCCCAAACCATAGAGTTTATCCATAATGCATCGCTTTTGCATGATGATCTTGTGGACCGGTCTCATCTTCGCCGAAATAAACCAGCGGCCTGGCTAAAATACACCCCTGAATATGCCGTGTTAGCCGGCGATTACCTATTGGCCCGGGTGATGGTGAATCTCTCTCGATATGGAAATTTAAAGCTGATTCAATACACCGCCGAGATGATTTCTGATTTATTAGAAGGTGAGTGGATTCAGGATTCGTTGATTGAAGATTGGAACGTGGACCTGCACCAATTGGACAGGGTTCACAAACTAAAAACAGCTTCGCTCTTTCGTTGGTGTCTGCGAGCGCCGTTTATTTGTGCCGATAACTACAGCGAACCGTTACACCATTTGCTTGATGAAATGGGCGTGATTTTAGGGTTATTGTTTCAGCGTAGTGACGACCTCTTGGATTTTGATATTCGAAATTATGAAAGGAAAGCCGTTTTAGGCGATTTGAAGTCAGGTTATCTTAACTCCTTTGGGGCATTTTTATCGGCCCAACTCACAGAGGACCGTCGTTCTGAATTGAAAGAGTGCTCCTCGATGGAGGCCGTTTTGGCTTTGGTGGGAGTTGAATTTTTCAATGGTAAATTAGAGCGTTTTGATGAAATCAACTCACAATTAATTCAGCTCTATTCCCATCACCTAGATGCTCTAGCTGATATGCTACCGCTATCTCAACAAGGCGTGAGAACTGATTTAGAGCGATTGCCCGAATTGCTTTATTGGCGAAAGTCTCCATGA
- a CDS encoding acyl-CoA thioesterase: MIFKKDFTVRFDQADPAGILFFGQAFFIAHQTIEEFVNHLGIEWKDWFQNGQWGVPIRHAEADFKRPLFPGHKYLAQLQIENLGNSSIRFQVKFFDGDSVCAHLILSHVFTDVNTLKSRPIPEDLRKLLLPYEVNELPGTNLA; the protein is encoded by the coding sequence ATGATTTTCAAAAAAGACTTCACCGTTCGATTTGACCAGGCCGATCCCGCAGGTATTTTGTTTTTTGGGCAGGCCTTTTTTATAGCTCATCAGACCATTGAAGAATTTGTGAATCATCTTGGCATAGAATGGAAAGACTGGTTTCAAAATGGTCAATGGGGCGTTCCCATTCGCCATGCTGAAGCGGATTTTAAGCGACCGCTCTTTCCGGGCCATAAATATCTAGCCCAGCTCCAAATTGAAAACTTGGGCAACAGCTCCATCCGGTTTCAAGTCAAATTTTTCGATGGCGATTCTGTTTGCGCCCATTTGATTTTAAGCCACGTCTTCACCGACGTAAACACGCTAAAGAGTCGCCCCATTCCCGAAGACCTTCGAAAATTATTGCTCCCGTATGAGGTCAACGAGCTGCCCGGTACGAACCTTGCCTAA
- a CDS encoding AMP-binding protein, with translation MNPIVDWEDEKNSHVFLNPRMPDAQKTQIEVSDLPHLPGHIWVASSGTSATDEIKLVALSKRALLVSAQAVIDHIHLGARDVWLDVLPHFHVGGLSIYARSHLTGAKVLAPENWKWNPERFQKLCDENAVTVTSLVPAQVYDLVSMQLPAPRDLRVAIVGGGAMREGIYLLARKLGWPLLPSYGLTEAGSQVATASLDTLRDVPELVPGGEVLSHLEVKLAGNDLIQLKGGSLLTGLATITADNVEFSDPKVDGWLQTSDVGAWDGSKLRVLGRNDEVVKVGGELVNLNRLNHTLHSLADDRGLDSRLLLVPLPSDRLGYEVALIYHQSLESMVPDLVSVFSGLVHPYEQIRSTYSVEVWPETDLGKVRTGQLVDLIREQ, from the coding sequence ATGAACCCGATTGTTGATTGGGAAGATGAGAAAAACAGTCATGTTTTTCTCAATCCGCGTATGCCTGACGCGCAAAAAACACAAATAGAAGTAAGTGATTTGCCCCATTTGCCGGGCCATATTTGGGTGGCATCATCGGGGACCTCGGCCACAGATGAAATAAAGTTAGTTGCGTTGAGCAAGCGAGCATTGTTGGTTTCTGCGCAAGCCGTGATTGATCATATTCATCTCGGAGCTCGGGATGTGTGGTTGGATGTGTTGCCTCACTTTCATGTGGGAGGACTGTCGATTTATGCTCGGTCGCATCTGACAGGCGCTAAAGTTTTGGCTCCTGAGAATTGGAAGTGGAATCCTGAGCGTTTTCAAAAACTGTGTGATGAAAATGCGGTGACCGTGACAAGTTTGGTTCCGGCACAAGTTTATGATTTAGTGTCCATGCAACTGCCGGCTCCTAGAGATCTGAGAGTGGCTATTGTGGGTGGCGGCGCCATGCGCGAGGGGATCTATCTGTTGGCTCGAAAGTTGGGGTGGCCGTTGTTGCCCAGCTATGGTCTAACTGAGGCCGGTTCGCAAGTGGCTACCGCATCGTTAGATACACTGAGAGATGTTCCTGAGCTGGTCCCGGGGGGAGAGGTGTTGTCTCATTTGGAAGTAAAGTTGGCGGGCAATGATCTTATTCAGTTAAAAGGTGGGTCGTTGTTAACGGGACTTGCCACAATTACGGCTGATAACGTGGAATTTTCTGATCCAAAGGTGGATGGGTGGCTACAAACATCTGATGTGGGTGCTTGGGATGGTAGCAAATTAAGAGTATTGGGACGCAATGATGAAGTGGTGAAAGTGGGTGGAGAGTTGGTGAATTTAAATCGCCTGAATCACACACTCCACTCTTTGGCTGATGATCGCGGCCTTGATTCTCGACTGCTCTTGGTGCCGCTGCCTTCAGACCGCCTGGGGTATGAAGTAGCCCTTATTTATCATCAATCTCTTGAATCCATGGTGCCTGACCTGGTCAGTGTTTTTTCAGGACTCGTTCACCCCTACGAGCAGATTCGTTCCACTTATAGTGTTGAGGTTTGGCCTGAAACTGATTTAGGCAAGGTTCGTACCGGGCAGCTCGTTGACCTCATACGGGAGCAATAA
- a CDS encoding 1,4-dihydroxy-2-naphthoate polyprenyltransferase, translating to MSVGHWWQAFRPKTLSAAVVPVVVATALVFAEGYLIDWSITVFALLSALMIQIGTNLINDAIDFKKGADREDRMGPVRVTQKGLISPRWVMTGGLLSFLLAIAFGVPLVIKGGWVIVAIGVLSLILGYAYTGGPFPLAYKGWGDIFVVLFFGLVAVGGVFYLHTGEFSSPVLVAGIQVGFLATVLIAINNLRDRNQDLRANKKTLAVRFGESFARYEILFLFALSFLLLGYWWERGYVWATLLPLLSAPVAWLVTRDVWRTPPGPVYNSYLARSSLVHILFGLQMALGLVLR from the coding sequence ATGTCAGTGGGTCATTGGTGGCAAGCATTTCGACCGAAAACTCTCTCAGCGGCGGTGGTGCCGGTGGTTGTGGCCACGGCTCTCGTGTTTGCCGAGGGTTATCTAATCGATTGGAGTATCACAGTCTTTGCCCTTTTATCGGCGTTGATGATTCAAATTGGCACTAACCTTATCAATGATGCCATCGATTTTAAAAAAGGTGCAGACAGAGAAGATCGCATGGGACCCGTACGGGTCACCCAAAAAGGCTTGATTTCCCCTCGCTGGGTGATGACTGGGGGCCTTTTGAGTTTTCTTTTAGCTATTGCCTTTGGCGTGCCTTTAGTGATTAAGGGCGGGTGGGTGATTGTTGCCATCGGAGTATTATCTTTAATTTTAGGGTATGCCTACACGGGAGGTCCATTTCCATTAGCCTATAAAGGTTGGGGCGACATTTTCGTGGTGTTGTTTTTTGGCCTTGTGGCAGTGGGTGGCGTTTTTTATCTGCACACGGGCGAGTTCAGTTCGCCGGTTCTGGTAGCCGGTATCCAGGTGGGGTTTTTGGCCACAGTTCTAATTGCTATTAATAATTTGCGTGATCGAAATCAGGACTTAAGGGCCAACAAAAAGACATTGGCTGTGCGCTTTGGCGAATCCTTCGCCAGATACGAAATTTTATTTCTCTTTGCGCTCAGTTTTTTACTTTTGGGTTATTGGTGGGAGCGGGGCTATGTGTGGGCCACCTTGTTGCCCCTACTAAGTGCGCCAGTGGCGTGGTTGGTAACAAGGGATGTTTGGCGAACACCCCCAGGTCCTGTTTATAATTCTTATTTGGCTCGTTCGTCTCTTGTTCATATTCTATTTGGATTGCAAATGGCCCTGGGCCTTGTTTTGCGATGA
- the menB gene encoding 1,4-dihydroxy-2-naphthoyl-CoA synthase gives MDPIVWEKMKDYEDIRLERTPEGIAKVTINRPEVRNAFRPLTVKELKDAFEICREDSGIGVVILTGEGKDAFCAGGDQKVRGDGGYVGQDGVPRLNVLDLQKMIRYIPKPVIAMVAGYAIGGGHVLHVVCDMTIAADNARFGQTGPKVGSFDGGLGSSYLARIVGQKKAREIWYLCRQYDADQALEMGLVNKVVPYSELETETVKWAREILEHSPMAIRCLKAALNADCDGQMGLLDMAGNSTLLYYLSEEAKEGKNAFVEKRKPDFSKFPRYP, from the coding sequence ATGGACCCCATAGTCTGGGAAAAGATGAAAGATTACGAAGATATTCGCTTGGAGCGGACGCCTGAGGGTATCGCTAAGGTAACCATTAACCGCCCTGAGGTTCGCAATGCCTTTCGCCCATTGACCGTAAAAGAACTTAAAGATGCCTTTGAGATTTGCCGCGAGGATTCAGGTATCGGTGTGGTTATTCTCACTGGCGAAGGTAAAGATGCATTTTGTGCTGGTGGAGATCAAAAAGTACGTGGTGACGGTGGGTATGTGGGGCAAGATGGCGTGCCTCGATTGAATGTCCTCGATTTGCAAAAAATGATTCGTTACATACCTAAGCCAGTGATTGCCATGGTCGCCGGTTATGCCATTGGCGGCGGGCATGTTTTGCATGTGGTTTGTGATATGACAATTGCTGCTGACAACGCCCGCTTTGGCCAAACGGGTCCGAAGGTGGGCTCCTTTGATGGAGGATTGGGTAGCAGTTATTTGGCTCGCATAGTGGGTCAAAAAAAGGCTCGTGAGATTTGGTACCTATGTCGCCAGTATGATGCGGATCAGGCGTTGGAGATGGGTTTAGTTAACAAAGTGGTGCCCTATTCTGAACTTGAAACTGAAACCGTAAAGTGGGCCAGAGAAATTTTAGAACACTCTCCCATGGCCATTCGATGTTTGAAAGCCGCCTTGAATGCAGATTGCGACGGACAAATGGGGCTTTTGGATATGGCCGGTAATTCCACACTTCTTTATTACTTGTCTGAAGAGGCCAAAGAGGGAAAGAACGCATTTGTTGAAAAGCGAAAGCCGGATTTTTCTAAATTTCCACGATACCCTTAA
- a CDS encoding alpha/beta fold hydrolase → MPKTWHTFSPELFRVPTALAPTQDMNAWAEVFNQWVLENKMGRRRKNVLIGYSLGGRLALHVLRAAPHLWEQVFIISSRFVIKSKEDRKKRQAADDQWSQRFLSEEWNTLIKSWNEQPALATTVSAPAREEEHFSRELLAAALHKWSVGRQDWDENEFKLYQEKLIWVTGGNDSVYSSLAEDLKPHWPHADFASVADSGHRIIFEKPAEIVSLIESRRG, encoded by the coding sequence TTGCCAAAGACATGGCATACGTTTTCACCGGAGCTGTTTCGTGTACCCACGGCATTGGCACCCACGCAAGATATGAACGCGTGGGCCGAAGTCTTTAATCAGTGGGTGCTAGAAAATAAAATGGGCCGGCGACGAAAGAATGTTCTCATTGGATATTCATTAGGTGGCCGATTAGCTTTACACGTGCTCCGTGCTGCGCCCCATCTCTGGGAGCAAGTGTTTATTATTTCTTCTCGTTTTGTCATTAAAAGTAAAGAAGATCGAAAAAAGCGCCAAGCAGCAGACGATCAATGGTCGCAGAGATTTTTATCCGAAGAATGGAATACACTAATAAAGAGTTGGAACGAACAGCCGGCACTGGCAACAACAGTTTCTGCTCCCGCGCGAGAAGAAGAACATTTTAGCCGAGAACTTTTGGCAGCGGCATTGCACAAGTGGAGTGTTGGTCGTCAGGATTGGGATGAAAATGAGTTCAAGCTGTATCAAGAAAAACTCATCTGGGTGACTGGGGGCAATGATTCAGTCTACTCAAGTTTAGCCGAGGACCTTAAACCCCATTGGCCCCATGCGGATTTTGCCAGTGTTGCCGATTCTGGGCACAGAATTATTTTTGAAAAACCAGCAGAGATAGTCTCGCTCATCGAATCACGAAGAGGCTAA